A single Struthio camelus isolate bStrCam1 chromosome 8, bStrCam1.hap1, whole genome shotgun sequence DNA region contains:
- the PDE4DIP gene encoding myomegalin isoform X5 produces MINLVWLKNLQDEHQQPTPGDPAAGEHVSDLRATELQGKVEQLDVANKLLQEKLNKLDFELKSFQETSQRQDRTIQSLNEALKSKESETEELYHVIEGQNETMAKLRDMLHRSQLGQLQMSESPPSSQQQHVALLDLQNTLFYTQLEVQKLKRAQRQKEHQLAEARRVTQLLETTVHEEEQQKEATWKHNQELRAVVQQLQAELQDKAQQLQVAEWEKCRELQAQEQRVQCLSQHLARKEQLLQESKELLQRQQGLDRRPAAMDAMLEKLQQRVNDRDAALERAVDEKFCALEKKEQELQQLHLSVRERGGDLERLRSVLSSNEATIHSLESLLKAKTLELEQVSATCQNLRWLKEETEAKSCSRQKEQEGIIQQLQTCLHDRNKEVEELTATLLCKLGPGQSEVAEELCLRLQRKEKMLQDLLSDRNRQAMEHDAEIRELLQAVSAREQWSRTAAEKMARALAERSCELQVLRQHVSGKEPVGTQSAGAGLSKQDEQQPIQEMLQRACGAAATARPTQGDSSCRTEDVTVSAAELEKELVNAKEELELMAKKERESRRELTALQSVVATQEEELQVQASDIESLTRSIQIKEDLIKDLQMQLVDPEEIPAVERLTQEVLALREKVAIAESRVQEATGNRRQQLLLMLEGLVAERNRLNEALQAERQLYSSLVKFHTHPDSAARDHTLQVELEGVQELRGQLEEALGRSLERLSRLETQGALGGPAAGANGNGADLTGGVEEEVAGGAAKQQNGPRVPKESGGAEGAPPGSAAAALPQREAQAEEELRELKAQLEEAGFSSVSHIRKAMLSLCLENAELKERMGEATSLLESGEQEEAGAGGPPAPEPRRLQRKGRGGALGDRPAGSTGDGQGLPAERGAVPAKRPALETRSQDEAPKRPCPSAPDGEEASREEGTAAGGGWPGLGTELRSQVARGRRQCQELQDKLAASEATVRAQAEQLEKYHVLLREPHAQQLSKQVQVDFQDLGYETCGRSETEADRDETTSPECEEPDVFSEPSLGEELGSPRRPGVGKAVLKAVPPPDVATLRQHVQDLKGQLLNANKVIQSLQRRARSVSVTSGYTSGTERPPPGPAALASPAHSLTDEDEGWQSDGRGALCPPALRAHRDLERLVHRVALLEAQLPAAKPAGVLPRELQSAAWPGKYDSLIQAQARELSHLRQTLREGHGASRRLAQHLRDAVRSFEELLRGTDIDYYLGQGFREQLAQGRQLAERLGDKLGTGDRQDGEDKTSHELLALRLSRELQEKEKVIESLEAKLQERCESPGSSRPPSESSRSVTNTSFASDGLEPCSDGDTASECSQCREEPARRAGLRFDSLSKPVSASLPALLPGLPPFLPAGPPPPVAPVLLGCCGPPACSLAEAQQELQVLRRQLGESVTLQAKPAAPLGPFGEGSKPPASLCRHGAPQSLAEPPGAAETCARWDVPPPGQPPNGPFPGTLSSGYPSSQKLTGADLLEEHLLEIRSLRQRLEESICTNDRLREQLEQRLASAGKASGFSTDVYLQGQELGSRLSSENRTLREDNHSLRLQQDHLSRELARVQEALLAACSRAREAEAEAGRRRGEQRRLADELAECQESIRQLREERLSLQEDNNRLQHTVTLLQQQCEEHRLLLQALRAELNVYESLPGPSAETHAGCFPSPPVRDVGTSSGAPLFSPLPSDMSVPWQMDELCGADPPARKSEGLTGAHVIGRLDTYRALEQRVVEGKALARELMCLTRPALGLPNHPLPGKQVPGCAGARRLWGSANTLHRVLEECASLLAAFWSATLPAGPAQHQGKEQALQGEIAALRAQLSEREDALQSTAERLRSTARLKDSMEQFIVSQLTRTHNVLRKARTNLEVKAQQALPVA; encoded by the exons ATGATCAATCTTGTATGGCTGAAG aATCTGCAAGATGAACATCAGCAGCCAACTCCAGGTGACCCTGCAGCAGGGGAGCACGTGTCTGATTTGCGTGCTACAGAGTTACAGGGCAAAGTCGAGCAACTGGATGTCGCCAATAAG TTGCTACAGGAAAAACTGAATAAATTGGACTTTGAGTTAAAATCTTTCCAAGAAACATCGCAGAGACAAGACCGTACAATCCAGAGTCTGAATGAGGCCCTGAAGAGCAAGGAGAGTGAG ACGGAAGAGCTGTACCATGTCATTGAAGGGCAAAATGAGACAATGGCCAAGCTGCGAGACATGTTACACAGAAGCCAGCTTGGACAGTTGCAG ATGTCAGAGAGTCCACCCTCATCCCAGCAGCAACACGTGGCCCTGCTGGATCTTCAGAACACGCTTTTTTACACCCAGCTGGAGGTGCAGAAGCTGAAAAGGGCTCAGCGCCAGAAAGAGCATCAGTTGGCTGAAGCCAGGAGAGTGACACAGCTCCTAGAAACCACAGTGCATGAAGAAGAGCAGCAAAAAGAGGCGACCTGGAAACACAACCAG GAGCTGCGTGCTGtggtgcagcagctgcaggcagaacTGCAGGACAAGGCTCAGCAGCTCCAGGTTGCGGAGTGGGAGAAATGCCGTGAGCTGCAGGCCCAGGAGCAGAGGGTTCAGTGTTTGAGTCAGCACCTGGCTCGCAAGGAACAACTTCTGCAG GAATCGAAGGAACTTCTGCAACGCCAACAAGGCTTGGACAGGAGGCCTGCAGCCATGGATGCCATGctggagaaactgcagcagcGAGTCAACGACAGGGATGCTGCTCTGGAG CGAGCAGTAGATGAAAAGTTCTGTGCCCTGGAGAAGAAGGAACAAGAGCTGCAACAGCTCCATCTCTCAGTAAGAGAGCGTGGAGGTGACCTGGAGAGGCTGCGCAGCGTTCTGTCCAGCAACGAGGCCACTATTCAC AGCCTGGAGAGCCTCTTGAAAGCCAAAACCCTGGAACTAGAGCAGGTATCAGCAACCTGCCAAAACCTCCGCTGGCTCAAGGAGGAGACCGAGGCCAAATCCTGCAGCAGGCAGAAGGAGCAGGAGGGGATCATCCAGCAGTTGCAGACCTGCCTGCATGACAGGAACAAGGAAGTGGAG GAGCTCACAGCAACCCTGCTGTGCAAGCTGggcccagggcagagtgaggtaGCAGAGGAGCTGTGCCTGCGTCTCCAGCGCAAGGAGAAAATGCTACAGGATCTCCTCAGTGACAGGAACCGTCAGGCCATGGAGCACGATGCTGAAATCCGGGAGCTGCTGCAGGCTGTGAGCGCCAGGGAGCAGTGGAGCCGA ACTGCTGCTGAGAAGATGGCGCGTGCTTTGGCTGAAAGGAGCTGTGAGTTACAGGTCCTGCGCCAGCACGTGTCGGGGAAGGAGCCTGTTGGGACCCAGTCAGCTGGTGCCGGGCTGTCGAAGCAGGACGAACAACAGCCCATACAA GAAATGCTGCAAAGAGCTTGTGGAGCTGCAGCTACTGCCAGACCAACACAGGGGGACAGCAGCTGCAGGACAGAGGACG TTACGGTGTCAGCAGCAGAACTGGAGAAGGAGCTTGTTAATGCCAAAGAGGAGCTGGAGCTAATggcaaagaaggaaagggaaagcagg CGAGAGCTCACTGCTCTCCAGTCTGTCGTGGCCACGCAGGAGGAAgagctgcaggtgcaggcctCAGATATAGAGTCCCTGACCAGGAGCATCCAGATCAAAGAAGACCTCATCAAG GATCTGCAGATGCAGCTGGTGGATCCCGAAGAAATTCCAGCCGTGGAAAGGCTGACACAAGAAGTGTTGGCGCTTCGGGAGAAAGTGGCCATAGCAGAATCACGAGTACAAGAGGCTACTGGAAACAGAAGGCAGCAG TTGTTATTGATGCTGGAAGGGCTGGTGGCCGAAAGGAATCGGCTAAATGAGGCTCTCCAAGCAGAGAGGCAGCTCTACAGCAGCCTGGTGAAGTTTCACACGCACCCGGACAG TGCTGCAAGAGACCACACTCTGCAGGTGGAGCTGGAGGGGGTCCAGGAGCTCCGgggacagctggaagaagctctTGGAAGAAGCTTGGAGCGTTTGAGCAGGCTGGAGACGCAGGGCGCCTTAGGAG GTCCGGCCGCAGGGGCGAACGGCAACGGCGCCGACCTCACCGGCGGCGTCGAGGAGGAGGTGGCCGGCGGTGCAGCCAAGCAGCAG AACGGCCCCCGGGTGCCCAAGGAGAGCGGGGGCGCTGAGGGTGCCCCGCCGGGGAGCGCGGCAGCCGCCCTGCCGCAGCGGGAGGCGCAGGCGGAAGAGGAGCTGCGGGAGCTGAAGGCCCAGCTGGAGGAAGCAGGCTTCTCCTCCGTCTCCCACATCAG gaaggCCATGCTGAGCCTGTGCCTGGAGAACGCGGAGCTGAAGGAGCGGATGGGCGAAGCCACGTCGCTGCTGgagagcggggagcaggaggaggccggggcgggcggcccgccggcccccgagCCCCGCAGGCTGCAGCGgaagggccgcggcggcgccctggGGGACCGCCCGGCCGGCAGCACCGGCGACGGCCAGGGGCTCCCCGCGGAGAGGGGAGCCGTGCCCGCCAAGCGCCCCGCGCTGGAGACGCGGTCCCAGGACGAGGCGCCCAAGAgaccctgccccagcgccccggaCGGAGAGGAGGCGAGCCGC GAGGAGGGcacggccgccggcgggggctggCCGGGGCTGGGCACGGAGCTGCGCTCGCAGGTGGCGCGGGGCCGGAGGcagtgccaggagctgcaggacaagcTGGCCGCGTCGGAGGCCACGGTGCGGGCGCAGGCGGAGCAGCTGGAGAAGTACCACGTCCTGCTCC GTGAACCCCACGCCCAGCAGCTCAGCAAGCAAGTGCAAGTGGACTTCCAAGACCTGGGCTACGAGACGTGCGGGCGAAGCGAGACCGAGGCGGACCGCGATGAGACCACCAGCCCCG AGTGCGAGGAGCCGGATGTATTCAGCGAGCCCAGCCTGGGCGAGGAGCTGGGGTCTCCGCGCCGGCCCGGGGTCGGCAAGGCTGTCCTCAAGGCCGTGCCCCCGCCGGACGTGGCGACCCTGCGCCAGCACGTCCAAGACCTCAAGGGGCAGCTGCTCAACGCCAATAAGGTGATCCAGAGCCTGCAGCGCCGGGCCCGCTCCGTCTCCGTCACCAGCGGCTACACCTCGGGcacggagcggccgccgccgggccccgcggccctgGCCTCGCCTGCCCACAGCCTCACCGATGAGGACGAGGGCTGGCAGTCAGACGGCCGCGGCGCCCTCTGCCCGCCCGCCCTCCGGGCGCACCGCGACCTGGAGCGCCTGGTGCACCGCGTGGCCCTGCTCGAGGCGCAGCTGCCCGCCGCCAAGCCCGCCGGCGTCTTGCCCAGGGAGCTGCAATCCGCCGCCTGGCCAGG GAAGTACGACTCGCTGATCCAAGCGCAGGCCCGGGAGCTGTCCCACCTGCGCCAGACGCTGCGCGAGGGCCACGGGGCGAGCCGCCGCCTGGCCCAGCACCTGCGCGACGCCGTGCGCTCCTTCGAGGAGCTCCTCCGCGGCACCGACATCGACTACTACCTGGGCCAGGGCTTCCGGGAGCAGCTAGCCCAGGGCAGGCAACTGGCCGAGAGACTCGGCGACAAGCTGGGCACCG GAGATCGACAAGACGGGGAGGATAAAACCAGCCACGAGCTGCTGGCGCTGAG GCTCAGCCGGGAGctccaggagaaggagaaggtgatCGAGAGCCTGGAGGCGAAGCTGCAGGAGCGCTGCGAGTCGCCGGGCAGCAGCCGCCCGCCCTCGGAGTCGTCCCGCTCCGTCACCAACACCTCCTTCGCCTCCGACGGGCTCGAGCCCTGCTCCGACGGGGACACGGCCAGCGAGTGCAGCCAGTGCCGGGAAGAGCCCGCCCGACGCGCAG GCCTTCGCTTTGACTCCTTGTCCAAACCTGTTAGCGCctccctgcctgcactgctcCCCGGGTTGCCCCCCTTTCTGCCTGCCGGGCCCCCCCCTCCTGTGGCCCCCGTGCTCCTGGGCTGCTGCGGGCCCCCCGCCTGCTCCCTGGCCGAGGCGCAGCAAGAGCTGCAGGTGCTCCGGAGGCAGCTGGGAGAAA GTGTGACGCTGCAAGCAAAGCCCGCAGCCCCACTGGGCCCCTTTGGAGAGGGCAGCAAACCCCCGGCATCCCTCTGCCGGCACGGTGCCCCGCAGAGCCTGGCCGAGCCGCCCGGGGCTGCCGAGACCTGCGCCCGCTGGGACGTGCCTCCTCCCGGCCAGCCGCCGAACGGGCCGTTTCCCGGGACCTTGTCATCGGGGTACCCATCCAGCCAGAAGCTAACAG GGGCAGACCTGCTGGAGGAGCACTTGCTGGAGATCCGCAGCCTGCGCCAGCGCCTCGAGGAGTCCATCTGCACCAACGACCGGCTCCGGGAGCAGCTCGAACAGCGCCTGGCCTCCGCCGGCAAGGCGAGCG GTTTTTCCACCGACGTCTACctccaggggcaggagctggggtcCCGGCTGAGCAGCGAGAACCGGACCCTGCGCGAGGACAACCACAGCCTGCGGCTCCAGCAGGACCATCTTTCCCGAG AGCTGGCACGGGTGCAGGAggcgctcctggctgcctgcTCCCGGGCGcgggaggccgaggccgaggcgggCCGGAGGCGCGGGGAGCAGCGGAGGCTGGCGGACGAGCTCGCCGAGTGCCAGGAGAGCATTCGGCAGCTCCGGGAGGAGCGGCTCTCTCTGCAGGAGGACAACAACAG GCTGCAGCACACGGTGAcgctcctgcagcagcagtgcGAGGAgcaccgcctgctcttgcaggcccTGCGCGCGGAGCTGAACGTCTAcgagagcctgcccggcccctctGCAGAGACACATGCAG GCTGCTTCCCATCTCCACCAGTGCGGGATGTTGGCACGAGCTCGGGAGCCCCTCTCTTCTCCCCGCTGCCCTCAGACATGTCGGTGCCCTGGCAGATGGACG